The Cryptococcus neoformans var. neoformans B-3501A chromosome 7, whole genome shotgun sequence genome window below encodes:
- a CDS encoding hypothetical protein (HMMPfam hit to She9_MDM33, She9 / Mdm33 family, score: 133.2, E(): 5.9e-37) — MACRYPFSPAKVAITRFFYPSPLSRSTTPLFCPPSCRIRVGNTSRMLTSSSSVASENPKSEMAKFLASPNPKSSASEPGPSPHDVLSAPTSAGHISEAEETLSDQLRNPGSSSSSSPSQSSTNNLSSKNAPFKLSSTYSLPSNISVPPEVREHLIEWSKNVLEHSRYVIQEAQKKFVGLGLKVNEMTGYQEVERLKYMVFEKEDELQRLREHARTAKAAYDEAVAARSEAQRETNILLERKHSWTDADVSKFTSLVRSDHTSSHAVASTSIALKDAEIAVDKSFSQLMQVILQRYHEEQVWSDKIRSVSTWANVAGLAINFIIFVGAVLLVEPWKRKRLVEKLEERVASMMERVDHRLEGVEGHLERVAAGSASASAIKEQHSDAAIQGVEDMPSNSTANPLEFVSPQTIPLMAAVDPTINGSESQSDPFFTQTIRGFPNYLDPLVKPSQKRDLAVAGMAGAVAAWILIGAVRLVRA; from the exons ATGGCCTGCCGATATCCTTTTTCCCCTGCCAAAGTCGCGATCACGCGTTTCTTCTACCCATCACCCCTCTCTCGCTCTACTACGCCCCTATTTTGCCCGCCATCATGCCGAATTCGGGTAGGTAACACTAGCCGCATGCTTACTAGCTCTAGCTCTGTTGCTTCAGAGAATCCAAAGTCAGAAATGGCGAAATTTCTGGCGAGTCCGAACCCGAAGAGCTCCGCGTCAGAACCTGGACCAAGTCCTCATGATGTGTTATCAGCGCCAACTTCAGCTGGTCACATTTCAGAGGCTGAAGAAACACTGTCAGATCAACTGAGAAATCCTGgctcatcgtcatcttcatctccttcacaATCTTCAACAAATAACCTCTCCAGCAAAAATGCTCCGTTCAAACTCTCCTCAACATATTCCTTACCCTCGAACATCTCTGTTCCGCCAGAGGTTCGTGAACACTTGATAGAATGGAGCAAAAATGTACTAGAACATTCGCGTTACGTCATACAAGAAGCACAGAAGAAGTTTGTGGGGTTAGGATTGAAAGTTAACGAGATGACAGGGTATCAGGAGGTGGAACGACTGAAATATATGGTATTCGAAAAAG AGGACGAGCTTCAAAGGTTGCGTGAACATGCTCGAACCGCCAAGGCTGCTTATGATGAAGCTGTTGCTGCTCGTTCGGAAGCTCAACGCGAAACCAACATTCTGCTGGAACGCAAACATTCTTGGACCGATGCCGATGTCTCTAAGTTCACTTCTCTTGTCCGCTCTGATCATACCTCCTCCCATGCCGTGGCCTCGACATCTATCGCCCTCAAAGATGCCGAGATTGCTGTCGACAAATCTTTCTCTCAACTCATGCAGGTTATTTTACAACGGTATCACGAAGAGCAAGTTTGGAGTGACAAGATCAGGAGTGTCAGTACGTGGGCAAATGTAGCTGGTCTCGCTATCAACTTCATTATATTCGTCGGCGCGGTACTTTTGGTGGAACCATGGAAACGTAAGCGGCTGGTGGAAAAACtggaggagagggtggCGTCTATGATGGAAAGGGTGGACCACAGATTAGAAGGGGTAGAGGGTCATTTGGAAAGAGTAGCAGCTGGCTCTGCTTCAGCCAGTGCTATAAAAGAGCAGCATTCTGATGCTGCCATTCAAGGAGTGGAAGATATGCCGTCAAACTCAACAGCCAATCCATTAGAATTTGTTTCTCCCCAAACCATTCCTTTGATGGCTGCGGTCGATCCGACAATAAACGGATCAGAATCGCAAAGCGATCCTTTCTTTACTCAGACCATACGAGGATTTCCCAACTATCTAGATCCCTTAGTCAAACCTTCTCAGAAACGAGACTTGGCGGTAGCGGGAATGGCAGGGGCTGTTGCCGCTTGGATATTGATAGGAGCAGTGAGGTTAGTACGGGCATAA
- a CDS encoding hypothetical protein (HMMPfam hit to AAA, ATPase family associated with various cellular activities (AAA), score: 570.3, E(): 1.5e-168) — MSAIVTLRAIPTEADTGALKSIVSRDVRRAYISPETLRTHKVAAGDWMRFKSGSTFIMAQAWPKASIDDDVVALSSAQINNLCGSEVEMHHFKAGQSQGRLVSIVLKEVPLTEAPSSSKLNVVTRPPINLDSPREWVWCKAAIKEALTSLHYVRTGYSLIVGDTEKAPRKFEIISVEVSPKDIEKRLASIEDGMEELAIDEENQRLYEMHWKTSVSLEGEKLQENKEVREAIPDEKKVLSTKDFSKMSTSSVPHYINFFTPAESPVSAYTFLGGLQSQIDQIKTLLDLPMLHPDLYIKFGLNPPRGILLHGPPGTGKTALARAVASSAGCSCIVVNGPELSSAYHGETEERLRGVFTEARKRSPCIVVLDEVDALCPRRDGGEGGEVERRVVATLLTLMDGMSHESLEGERVFVVAATNRPNSIDPALRRPGRFDREIEVGVPDVKGRREILDIMLSKIPHSLSEKDLSSLAARTHGYVGADLFSLVRESASAAISRFHLSPSSTLSEPVLTNADILSTLPSIRPSAMREVFIETPTVRWSDIGGQQDVKQKLRECIEWPLMHRDTFKRLGVEAPRGVLLYGPPGCSKTMTAKALATESGINFIAVKGPELLNKYVGESERAVREIFRKARAASPSIIFFDEIDALGSARSDDHAHSGVLTSLLNEMDGVEELSGVTVVAATNRPDVLDSALMRPGRLDRILYVGAPDFETRKDIFRIRLATMAVEPGVNVEQLAEITEGCSGAEVVSICQDAALAAMNESLDAPYVKASHLVNSAHTVRRRITPEMIAFFEEWRDLSGVRSA, encoded by the exons ATGTCTGCCATTGTCACACTCCGTGCAATCCCTACTGAGGCTGACACGGGTGCTTTGAAATCGATTGTCAGCCGTGATGTCCGTCGTGCATACATCTCTCCGGAGACACTCCGGACGCACAAAGTAGCTGCCGGTGATTGGATGCGATTTAAGTCAGGCAGTACTTTCATTATGGCCCAGGCATGGCCCAAAGCTAGCATAGATGATGACG TTGTGGCACTTTCATCAGCTCAAATCAATAATCTTTGCGGGTCAGAGGTAGAGATGCATCATTTCAAAGCCGGACAAAGCCAAGGCCGCTTGGTATCAATTGTGCTGAAGGAAGTACCTTTGACCGAAGCaccctcgtcttccaaGCTGAACGTCGTTACTCGACCGCCCATAAACTTGGATAGCCCAAGAGAATGGGTTTGGTGCAAAGCTGCTATCAAGGAGGCACTCA CTTCCTTGCACTATGTCAGGACGGGCTACTCTCTTATCGTCGGTGACACTGAAAAGGCACCTCGGAAGTTTGAAATCATCTCCGTCGAAGTGTCTCCCAAGGATATTGAGAAACGTTTAGCGTCGATCGAAGACGGAATGGAGGAACTTGCtattgatgaagaaaacCAGCGACTGTATGAGATGCACTGGAAAACTTCAGTGTCCcttgaaggagagaaacTTCAGGAAAATAAAGAGGTGCGCGAGGCCATTCCAgacgaaaaaaaggtgCTCAGCACTAAAGACTTC TCGAAGATGTCTACAAGTTCCGTCCCTCATTATATCAACTTTTTCACCCCCGCCGAATCCCCTGTCTCCGCTTATACATTTCTGGGGGGTCTTCAATCTCAAATTGATCAAATTAAGACCCTTCTAGATCTTCCGATGCTTCACCCTGACCTGTATATCAAGTTTGGACTCAACCCTCCTAGAGGCATCCTCCTTCACGGCCCCCCGGGAACGGGTAAGACGGCGCTGGCCAGGGCGGTCGCATCGTCTGCTGGATGTTCTTGCATTGTCGTCAACGGACCTGAACTTTCCTCAGCATATCATGGCGAAACGGAAGAACGGTTACGTGGAGTATTTACGGAAGCAAGGAAACGTAGTCCATGTATTGTAGTATTGGACGAAGTGGATGCGCTTTGTCCTAGGCGGGATGGtggggagggaggcgaAGTTGAACGAAGGGTGGTAGCTACTTTGCTGACCTTGATGGACGGTATGAGTCACGAGAGCTTGGAAGGTGAACGGGTATTTGTAGTAGCTGCTACAAATAGACCCAACAGCATTGATCCTGCTCTTCGTCGGCCAGGGAGGTTTGATAGAGAGATTGAAGTCG GTGTGCCAGATGTCAAAGGCCGCCGAGAAATTCTCGACATTATGCTCTCAAAAATTCCTCATTCACTTTCAGAAAAGgacctctcttctcttgccGCGCGCACTCATGGCTATGTCGGTGCtgatctcttctccctcgtGCGAGAATCCGCTTCTGCGGCCATCTCCCGCTTTCATCTGTCTCCGTCATCAACCCTCTCCGAACCTGTCTTGACCAATGCGGACATCCTGTCAAcacttccttccatccggCCGTCTGCCATGCGCGAGGTATTCATCGAAACTCCGACTGTGCGATGGTCAGATATAGGTGGTCAACAAGATGTAAAGCAAAAACTGAGAGAGTGCATTGAATGGCCATTGATGCATAGAGACACGTTCAAGAGGCTAGGCGTAGAAGCTCCTAGGGGAGTGTTGTTGTATGGGCCTCCGGGCTGTAGTAAGACCATGACGGCTAAAGCGCTGGCCACAGAGAGTGGTATCAACTTCATTGCTGTGAAGGGTCCGGAG CTTCTCAACAAGTACGTCGGCGAGTCCGAAAGGGCAGTAAGAGAGATTTTCCGCAAGGCACGCGCTGCTTCCCCTTCTATCATTTTCTTT GATGAGATAGACGCCCTTGGCTCAGCACGATCGGATGACCATGCTCATTCCGGTGTTCTTACTTCTCTCTTGAATGAGATGGACGGTGTAGAAGAGTTATCGGGTGTGACAGTAGTGGCAGCTACCAATCGACCCGATGTCCTGGACTCTGCTTTGATGCGTCCCGGAAGATTGGATCGTATCTTGTACGTAGGGGCACCCGACTTTGAGACTCGAAAAGATATCTTCCGAATCAGATTGGCCACGATGGCCGTGGAACCAGGCGTTAATGTTGAGCAACTGGCCGAAATA ACTGAAGGCTGCTCTGGTGCAGAAGTCGTCTCAATCTGCCAGGATGCGGCTTTGGCTGCCATGAACGAAAGTCTTGATGCTCCATAT GTCAAAGCTTCCCACCTTGTCAACTCTGCTCACACTgtccgaagaagaattacTCCGGAAATGATTGCATTTTTCGAGGAATGGAGAGACTTATCTGGGGTTCGTAGTGCATAA
- a CDS encoding hypothetical protein (HMMPfam hit to TauD, Taurine catabolism dioxygenase TauD, TfdA family, score: 216.0, E(): 7e-62), whose protein sequence is MMSSTATLVDEDFSVGTLKLNGAHEVTDVQVSSSPEVERTKKNESVAVDPFNYVGEVLGAGPGADYPYAEFLPHNPPRTQSDPPLPFFDIEDRGHRADPNVARLRAFVEARGGRLKDMLVAIGTVVEGDVKLEDLGEAEKDDLALLVAQRGVVFFRNQQSMTIEQQRELGKHFGPLHKHATYATPRRGDLDDVVVVYSDRDSRPDLYAFSRAELFHSDVTYEVQPPGTTMLRLLTTPEVGNDTLWSSGYSVYSSLSKPFQQYLESLSAIHSGFDQASSRTNFSKIPRREPIETIHPVVRVHPVTGMKSVFVNPGFVTRLVGVPKAESDMVLSFLKDCFAQQTDATVRWSWAPGDVAIWDNRNVNHSATFDAYPSLRHGLRVTAHGEKPLSVEEYEEIYQKPAKDWLEERFKTLGITGPARDDGKTKKKAFRD, encoded by the exons ATGATGTCTTCCACTGCTACTTTAGTTGACGAAGACTTTTCTGTTGGCACACTCAAACTCAACGGCGCTCATGAGGTTACCGACGTCCAGGTTAGCTCTTCTCCCGAAGTagagaggacgaagaagaatgaaagcGTTGCTGTTGACCCATTCAACTACGTG GGAGAAGTCTTGGGCGCCGGTCCTGGAGCAGACTACCCATATGCCGAGTTTTTGC CCCACAATCCGCCCCGTACTCAATCCGACCCTCCGCTCCCTTTCTTTGACATTGAAGATCGCGGTCACCGTGCCGATCCTAACGTGGCTAGACTTCGCGCTTTCGTCGAGGCTAGGGGTGGCAGGTTGAAAGATATGTTAGTGGCGATTGGGACTGTTGTTGAAGGAGACGTGAAGCTGGAGGATCTCGGAGAggctgaaaaggatgatCT TGCTTTGCTTGTTGCACAACGGGGTGTAGTCT TTTTTAGAAATCAGCAATCTATGACTATCGAACAGCAACGTGAACTCGGGAAGCACTTTGGTCCTCTCCACAAGCACGCCACCTATGCAACTCCTCGTCGAGGTGACTTGGATGATGTTGTTG TTGTCTATTCTGATCGAGACTCTAGGCCGGACCTTTATGCCTTCTCTCGAGCTGAGCTTTTCCACTCTGATGTGACCTACGAGGTCCAACCTCCTGGGACTACCATGTTGCGTCTTCTGACCACTCCTGAGGTTGGAAATGATACTCTTTGGTCCTCTGG TTATTCCGTttattcttctctctccaagcctttcCAACAATACCTCGAATCTCTCTCAGCCATCCATTCAGGATTTGATCAAGCCTCCTCTCGAACTAACTTCTCCAAGATTCCACGTCGCGAGCCTATTGAGACTATCCATCCGGTTGTCCGTGTCCACCCTGTTACTGGTATGAAGTCGGTGTTTGTCAATCCTGGTTTTGTCACTAGGTTGGTAGGCGTACCGAAAGCAGAAAGTGACATggttctctctttcttgaAGGACTGTTTTGCTCAGCAGACTGACGCCACAGTCAGGTGGAG CTGGGCGCCTGGAGACGTCGCAATCTGGGATAACCGTAATGTCAATCACTCGGCTACGTTTGATGCCTAC CCCTCCCTACGACACGGTCTCCGAGTCACTGCGCACGGCGAAAAACCCCTTTCTGTGGAGGAGTATGAGGAGATTTATCAAAAGCCAGCCAAGGACTGGCTTGAGGAAAGATTCAAGACACTTGGTATAACTGGTCCTGCCCGAGATGACGGGAaaaccaagaagaaggctttcAGGGATTAG